In Brassica rapa cultivar Chiifu-401-42 chromosome A06, CAAS_Brap_v3.01, whole genome shotgun sequence, a single window of DNA contains:
- the LOC103871768 gene encoding probable rhamnogalacturonate lyase B — translation MSSVKLQLQDKGNHVVMDNGIARVTLSKPDGIVTGIEYNGIDNLLEVLNEESNRGYWDLVWSGPGTAGTFDVIKGTKFEVIMETEEQIEISFTRKWDPSQEGKAVPLNIDKRFVMLRGSSGFYTYAIYEHLKEWPAFSIAETRIAFKLRKDKFHYMAITDDRQRFMPLPDDRLPDRGQALAYPEAVLLVNPVEPQFKGEVDDKYQYSCENKDITVHGWICTEQPSVGFWLITPSHEYRTGGPQKQNLTSHVGPTALAVFMSAHYTGEDLVPKFSEGEAWKKVFGPVFVYLNSSTDDDNDPLWLWQDAKSQMNVEVESWPYSFPASDDYVKAEQRGNVVGRLLVQDRYVDKDFIAANRGYVGLALPGAAGSWQRECKDYQFWTRTDEEGFFYINGVRPGQYNLYAWIPGFIGDYKYDDIITITPGCYMYMEDLVYQPPRNGATLWEIGFPDRSAAEFYAPDPNPKYINKLYQNHPDRFRQYGLWERYAELYPDKDLVYVVGSSDYSKDWFYAQVTRKKDSKTYQGTTWQIKFELKNIDKDHTYTLRVAIASATFAELQVRVNDANASPLFTSGLIGRDNSIARHGIHGLYWLFNVEVAGSKLVEGENTLFLTQPRSISPFQGIMYDYIRFEAPS, via the exons GTGGTGATGGATAATGGCATTGCTCGTGTTACATTATCAAAGCCTGATGGAATTGTTACAGGTATCGAGTATAATGGCATCGATAACTTGCTCGAGGTTCTTAATGAAGAATCCAACAGAGG GTATTGGGACCTCGTTTGGAGTGGACCAGGAACCGCTGGTACATTTGATGT TATAAAAGGAACAAAGTTTGAGGTAATAATGGAAACCGAAGAACAGATTGAGATCTCTTTCACAAGAAAATGGGACCCATCACAAGAAGGCAAAGCTGTCCCTTTGAACATTGACAAAAG ATTTGTTATGCTTCGTGGGTCGTCAGGATTCTACACTTATGCCATCTACGAGCACTTGAAAGAGTGGCCTGCTTTCTCAATAGCTGAAACTAGAATTGCATTCAAGCTAAGAAAGGATAA GTTTCACTATATGGCAATAACTGATGATAGGCAGAGGTTCATGCCATTGCCTGATGACCGGTTACCGGATAGAGGCCAAGCTCTGGCTTACCCTGAAGCTGTTCTACTTGTTAACCCTGTTGAGCCTCAGTTTAAAGGAGAG GTTGATGATAAGTACCAATATTCATGCGAAAACAAAGACATTACTGTCCATGGATGGATATGCACGGAGCAACCATCAGTTGGTTTCTGGCTCATAACTCCTAGCCATGAGTACCGAACTGGTGGACCTCAAAAACAGAACTTGACATCTCACGTTGGACCCACTGCTCTTGCT GTGTTTATGAGTGCACACTATACAGGGGAGGATTTAGTGCCAAAGTTCAGTGAAGGAGAGGCATGGAAGAAGGTGTTTGGACCGGTCTTTGTCTATTTAAACTCCTCTACTGATGATGATAATGACCCTCTTTGGCTCTGGCAAGATGCTAAATCTCAG ATGAATGTGGAAGTAGAAAGCTGGCCTTACAGTTTTCCAGCTTCTGATGATTATGTGAAAGCAGAGCAACGTGGTAATGTTGTTGGCAGACTTCTCGTTCAAGACAG GTACGTAGATAAAGATTTCATTGCAGCAAATAGAGGTTATGTTGGTTTGGCTCTGCCTGGAGCTGCTGGTTCATGGCAACGAGAATGCAAG GACTATCAATTCTGGACAAGAACAGATGAAGAAGGATTCTTTTACATAAATGGAGTACGACCAGGCCAATACAATCTCTATGCATGGATTCCTGGTTTTATTGGCGACTATAAATACGATGACATCATCACCATCACTCCAG GTTGTTACATGTATATGGAAGATCTTGTATATCAGCCTCCAAGAAATGGAGCAACCTTGTGGGAAATTGGTTTTCCAGATCGATCAGCCGCAGAGTTTTATGCTCCTGATCCGAATCCAAAATATATCAACAAACTTTATCAAAATCACCCTGACAG GTTCAGACAAtatggattatgggaaagataCGCAGAACTATACCCAGATAAAGACTTGGTATATGTTGTTGGCTCTAGCGACTATAGTAAAGACTGGTTTTATGCTCAAGTCACTAG aaaaAAGGATAGCAAAACATATCAAGGAACAACATGGCAAATCAAATTCGAACTCAAAAACATTGATAAGGATCACACATATACTTTACGAGTAGCCATCGCATCCGCTACTTTTGCCGAACTCCAAGTACGTGTAAATGATGCGAATGCAAGCCCGTTGTTCACGAGCGGATTGATCGGGAGAGACAACTCGATAGCAAGACATGGAATACATGGATTGTACTGGTTGTTCAACGTGGAAGTGGCTGGTTCAAAGCTTGTAGAAGGCGAGAATACATTGTTTCTCACGCAGCCAAGGTCCATAAGTCCTTTCCAAGGGATTATGTATGACTACATCCGATTCGAAGCTCCCAGCTAA